One genomic window of Streptomyces sp. NBC_01276 includes the following:
- a CDS encoding putative bifunctional diguanylate cyclase/phosphodiesterase: MSATSEGTGSAADSIRSTLTERHPAVPASPRDYRAAFDAAHLAMALVGRDGEVIAANRALAGLLGGEPDALAGQRAADLVDLAAEARTWQAYQEVLRGRQARLRCTRRLKHPDGHSLWTEVTLGPVAGTPDVLLSVADISDRRDLQARLRHLQMHDPVTRLPNRALFFERLSAALESPYEQGGTGRIGLCYLDLDGFKAVNDTLGHRVGDRLLTAVAARLTQCADQSGYGRTGGHLVARLGGDEFALLVEDSTGTEQLADLAGSVLAAVQEPFDLAGQRLSVSASIGVVERDAAGTSATGLMQAADTTLYWAKADGKARWTLFDPERNAHRMTRQALSSTLRPAVERGEFELEYQPLVDLESGAVRGVEALVRWNHPQFGTLTPNRFIGIAEEDGSIVQLGRWVLGTACRQARRWQIEQPSDAPVFVSVNVAVRQVWDSDLVGDVAEILAETGLAPQLLQLELTESAVMGSAGRPLQALQALSDMGVRIAIDDFGTGYSNLAYLSRLPVSVLKLDGSFVRGFRYEEGSHPNPADETIVEALVQLAHRLGLTVTAECVETAGQAARLRRVGCDTGQGWLYSRAVPPDRIAEMIGGRPVADG; encoded by the coding sequence GTGAGCGCAACCTCAGAAGGAACCGGTTCGGCGGCCGACAGCATCCGATCGACCCTTACGGAGCGTCACCCCGCGGTGCCTGCCTCGCCGCGCGACTACCGGGCCGCCTTCGACGCGGCGCACCTCGCCATGGCCCTCGTCGGCCGTGACGGCGAGGTCATCGCCGCCAACCGCGCCCTCGCCGGGCTGCTGGGCGGCGAGCCGGACGCGCTCGCCGGGCAGCGCGCCGCCGACCTGGTGGACCTGGCGGCCGAGGCCCGTACCTGGCAGGCCTACCAGGAGGTGCTGCGCGGACGCCAGGCCCGGCTGCGCTGCACGCGCCGCCTCAAACACCCCGACGGGCACTCGCTGTGGACCGAGGTCACGCTGGGGCCCGTGGCCGGCACCCCGGACGTCCTGCTGTCCGTCGCCGACATCAGCGACCGGCGCGACCTCCAGGCCCGCCTGCGCCACCTCCAGATGCACGACCCGGTGACCCGGCTGCCCAACCGGGCCCTGTTCTTCGAACGGCTCTCCGCCGCCCTGGAGTCCCCGTACGAGCAGGGCGGCACCGGCCGGATCGGACTGTGCTACCTCGACCTCGACGGGTTCAAGGCCGTCAACGACACCCTGGGCCACCGGGTCGGCGACCGGCTGCTGACCGCCGTCGCGGCCCGGCTGACGCAGTGCGCCGACCAGTCCGGGTACGGGCGCACGGGCGGGCACCTCGTGGCCCGGCTCGGCGGCGACGAGTTCGCGCTGCTGGTCGAGGACTCCACCGGCACCGAGCAGCTCGCGGACCTGGCGGGGAGCGTACTGGCCGCCGTACAGGAGCCCTTCGACCTGGCCGGGCAGCGGTTGTCGGTGTCCGCGTCGATCGGCGTGGTGGAACGGGACGCGGCCGGCACCTCGGCGACGGGGCTGATGCAGGCGGCGGACACCACCCTGTACTGGGCGAAGGCGGACGGCAAGGCCCGCTGGACCCTCTTCGACCCGGAGCGCAACGCGCACCGCATGACGCGGCAGGCGCTGTCCTCGACGCTGCGGCCGGCCGTGGAGCGGGGCGAGTTCGAGCTGGAGTACCAGCCCCTGGTGGATCTGGAGAGCGGAGCCGTGCGCGGGGTGGAGGCCCTGGTCCGCTGGAACCACCCGCAGTTCGGCACGCTCACGCCGAATCGGTTCATCGGGATCGCCGAAGAGGACGGCTCCATCGTCCAGTTGGGCCGGTGGGTGCTGGGCACGGCCTGCCGCCAGGCCCGGCGCTGGCAGATCGAACAGCCCAGCGACGCGCCGGTGTTCGTCTCGGTGAACGTGGCCGTGCGCCAGGTGTGGGACTCCGACCTGGTCGGCGACGTGGCGGAGATCCTCGCCGAGACCGGACTGGCCCCGCAGCTGCTCCAGCTGGAACTGACCGAGTCGGCCGTGATGGGCTCCGCCGGGCGGCCGCTCCAGGCCCTTCAGGCGCTGAGCGACATGGGCGTGCGGATCGCCATCGACGACTTCGGCACCGGGTACTCGAACCTGGCCTATCTGAGCCGGCTCCCGGTGTCGGTGCTGAAGCTGGACGGCTCCTTCGTACGGGGCTTCCGCTACGAGGAGGGCTCCCATCCCAACCCGGCCGACGAGACCATCGTGGAGGCCCTGGTCCAGCTCGCGCACCGGCTGGGCCTGACGGTCACCGCCGAGTGCGTGGAGACCGCCGGCCAGGCCGCCCGGCTGCGCCGCGTCGGCTGCGACACGGGCCAGGGCTGGCTCTACTCCCGCGCGGTCCCGCCCGACCGCATCGCCGAGATGATCGGCGGCCGCCCCGTGGCCGACGGCTGA
- a CDS encoding M6 family metalloprotease domain-containing protein: MPPQQTPGGVDRSRMRSTAAALTSLTALAAMSLVAGPAVADSRTGGPCALTRTAAHHSLGLDSWNRAYPKPERELNAVLVFLSFPDHRPAVSPADLTSDYFPATSDFFQRASYGRFRLVPHPQERWVQMPRPSAAYGIRRDWAPEDRAAYLRDAVAAADPQVDFSRYDVVYFVADPNAPGVDSDATKVVNFDRPITADGVELRRIVTVFEHHPPDRNVLAHETGHVFDLPDLYHRPTDGKGDWDTYVGDWDVMGSQFGMAPDLFGWHKWKLGWLDPSQVDCVRSGTSLHTLQPLSEAPPRGGTGGTRLAVIRTGPGSAIAVEARGSSGNDGDTCTEGVLVYRVRNEAASGGGPIEVLDGHPRTEACWDRSVYPPLADAPLEVGETFTVPGERITIEVADRTQSGAYTVKITT, from the coding sequence GTGCCGCCACAGCAGACACCCGGGGGAGTGGACCGCTCCCGCATGCGCAGCACGGCCGCCGCCCTCACCTCCCTGACGGCACTCGCCGCGATGTCGCTCGTGGCGGGTCCCGCGGTGGCCGATTCCCGGACCGGCGGACCCTGCGCGCTGACGCGCACGGCCGCGCACCACTCCCTCGGTCTGGACAGCTGGAACCGGGCCTACCCCAAGCCCGAGCGCGAGCTCAACGCGGTGCTGGTCTTCCTCTCCTTCCCCGACCACCGGCCGGCCGTCTCCCCGGCGGACCTGACCTCCGACTACTTCCCGGCGACGAGCGACTTCTTCCAGCGGGCCTCCTACGGCCGGTTCCGCCTGGTCCCGCACCCGCAGGAGCGGTGGGTCCAGATGCCCCGGCCGTCGGCCGCCTACGGGATACGGCGCGACTGGGCCCCCGAGGACCGGGCGGCCTACCTGCGGGACGCGGTCGCCGCCGCCGACCCGCAGGTCGACTTCTCCCGGTACGACGTCGTGTACTTCGTCGCCGACCCGAACGCCCCCGGCGTGGACTCCGACGCCACCAAGGTCGTGAACTTCGACCGCCCGATCACCGCTGACGGCGTGGAGCTGCGGCGGATCGTCACCGTCTTCGAGCACCACCCGCCCGACCGCAACGTGCTGGCCCACGAGACCGGGCACGTCTTCGACCTGCCCGACCTCTACCACCGGCCCACGGACGGCAAGGGCGACTGGGACACCTACGTCGGCGACTGGGACGTCATGGGCAGCCAGTTCGGCATGGCCCCGGACCTGTTCGGCTGGCACAAGTGGAAGCTGGGCTGGCTGGACCCCTCCCAGGTCGACTGCGTGCGCTCCGGTACCTCGCTGCACACCCTCCAGCCGCTCTCGGAGGCCCCGCCGCGCGGCGGCACGGGCGGGACCAGGCTCGCGGTGATCCGCACGGGTCCGGGCAGCGCGATCGCGGTCGAGGCCCGGGGCTCCTCCGGCAACGACGGGGACACCTGCACGGAGGGCGTCCTGGTCTACCGGGTCCGCAACGAGGCGGCCTCCGGCGGCGGCCCGATCGAGGTACTGGACGGGCATCCGCGCACGGAGGCCTGCTGGGACCGCTCGGTCTACCCGCCGCTGGCGGACGCGCCGCTGGAGGTCGGGGAGACGTTCACGGTGCCGGGCGAGCGGATCACGATCGAGGTGGCGGACCGCACGCAGTCCGGCGCGTACACGGTGAAGATCACGACCTGA
- a CDS encoding NADPH-dependent FMN reductase, with protein MTRLHVVSAATRPTSSGRPLARWIADEARAHGGFEVTPVDLAEIALPFLDEPEYASTGIYAHAHTQEWSALVDSADAFVFVLPMYNGSFTAPFKNAIDFLYREWQGKPVGLVSYSAGPTGGAPAAEMLLPVLTRLGMLPAERSVAIPGINALLGAEGFEPTEGLAGELAGVFEDVAALAKEPAAA; from the coding sequence ATGACCCGCCTGCACGTCGTCTCCGCCGCCACCCGTCCCACCTCCAGCGGCCGCCCCCTCGCGCGCTGGATCGCCGACGAGGCCCGCGCGCACGGTGGCTTCGAGGTCACCCCGGTGGATCTGGCGGAGATCGCACTGCCCTTCCTGGACGAGCCGGAGTACGCCTCCACCGGGATATACGCCCACGCGCACACCCAGGAGTGGAGCGCGCTCGTCGACTCCGCGGACGCGTTCGTGTTCGTACTGCCGATGTACAACGGCTCCTTCACCGCCCCCTTCAAGAACGCCATCGACTTCCTCTACCGCGAGTGGCAGGGCAAGCCGGTCGGCCTGGTCAGCTACAGCGCGGGCCCCACGGGCGGCGCCCCGGCCGCCGAGATGCTGCTGCCGGTCCTGACCCGGCTCGGCATGCTGCCCGCCGAGCGCTCGGTCGCGATTCCGGGCATCAACGCGCTGCTCGGCGCCGAGGGGTTCGAGCCCACGGAGGGGCTGGCGGGCGAGCTGGCGGGCGTCTTCGAGGACGTCGCGGCCCTGGCCAAGGAGCCCGCCGCCGCCTGA
- a CDS encoding AAA domain-containing protein, producing MTGFDPGAAAAEATAAILRDTLHGTERGVVVDSPPGAGKSTLVVRAARELAAAGRRLMVVAQTNAQVDDLVLRLADKDPELKVGRLHSSDGDAYDPALRELPSVTLSARPGDLAELPVTISTAAKWAYVKDAEPWEHAIVDEAYQMRSDALLAVAGLFDRALFVGDPGQLDPFSVVGAEQWAGLSYDPSASAVSTLLAHNPQLPQHRLPVSWRLPATAAPLVSRAFYPYSQFRSGTGPGERRLSYGVAGDGSGPDRVLDEAAASGWGLLELPARHTPRTDPEAVGAVALVVRRALDRGAVTADEQSPRPSPLTADRIAVGTAHRDQAAAVRTALASLGVTGVTVDTANRLQGREYDLTVVLHPLSGRPDATAFHLETGRLCVLASRHRHACVVVARAGIAELLDEHPSTEPVQLGVTVKFPDGWEANHSVLAHLAEHRVRWRP from the coding sequence GTGACCGGCTTCGACCCGGGCGCGGCCGCCGCCGAGGCGACCGCCGCCATCCTGCGCGACACCCTGCACGGCACCGAGCGGGGCGTGGTGGTGGACTCCCCGCCCGGCGCGGGCAAGTCGACGCTCGTGGTGCGCGCGGCCCGCGAACTGGCCGCGGCCGGACGCCGCCTGATGGTGGTCGCTCAGACCAACGCGCAGGTCGACGACCTGGTGCTGCGGCTCGCCGACAAGGACCCGGAGCTGAAGGTCGGCCGGCTGCACAGCAGCGACGGTGACGCGTACGACCCCGCCCTTCGGGAGCTGCCGTCCGTCACCCTCTCCGCCAGGCCCGGGGACCTGGCGGAGCTGCCGGTGACCATCTCCACGGCCGCGAAGTGGGCGTACGTGAAGGACGCGGAGCCCTGGGAGCACGCGATCGTCGACGAGGCGTACCAGATGCGCTCCGACGCGCTGCTGGCCGTGGCCGGGCTGTTCGACCGGGCGCTGTTCGTCGGCGACCCGGGGCAGTTGGACCCGTTCAGCGTGGTGGGCGCCGAGCAGTGGGCGGGCCTGTCCTACGACCCCTCGGCGTCGGCGGTGTCCACCCTGCTGGCGCACAACCCGCAGCTGCCGCAGCACCGGCTCCCGGTGTCGTGGCGGCTGCCGGCGACGGCCGCGCCGCTGGTCTCGCGCGCCTTCTACCCGTACAGCCAGTTCCGCAGCGGTACGGGTCCGGGCGAGCGACGGCTCTCGTACGGGGTCGCGGGCGACGGTTCGGGCCCCGACCGGGTGCTGGACGAGGCCGCCGCGTCGGGCTGGGGCCTGCTGGAACTGCCCGCACGGCACACCCCGCGCACGGATCCGGAGGCGGTGGGGGCGGTGGCGCTGGTGGTCCGGCGGGCGCTGGACCGGGGTGCGGTGACCGCCGACGAGCAGTCCCCGCGGCCGTCCCCGCTGACGGCCGACCGGATCGCCGTGGGCACCGCCCACCGCGACCAGGCCGCCGCGGTCCGCACGGCCCTGGCCTCGCTGGGCGTCACCGGGGTCACCGTGGACACCGCGAACCGGCTCCAGGGCCGCGAGTACGACCTCACGGTGGTCCTGCACCCCCTGTCGGGCCGCCCCGACGCGACGGCGTTCCACCTGGAGACGGGCCGGCTGTGCGTCCTGGCCTCCCGCCACCGGCACGCCTGCGTGGTGGTGGCCCGCGCGGGCATAGCGGAGCTCCTGGACGAACACCCGTCGACGGAACCGGTCCAGCTGGGCGTCACGGTGAAGTTCCCGGACGGCTGGGAGGCGAACCACTCGGTCCTGGCCCACCTCGCCGAACACCGGGTGCGGTGGCGGCCCTGA
- a CDS encoding phosphatase PAP2 family protein, which yields MTKRPWPTRWWAELLLLGLVYGAYSGGRLLARGDVDLAVGHGLAILRAEEFLHVDFERPLNRLFSHSGALGIPADFVYASLHYLVTPAVLLWLYHRRPAHYRTARTWLVASTLLGLIGFTLLPTCPPRLLDAPYGFTDTMARYSAYGWWGGEASAPRGLGSLTNQYAAMPSLHVGWALWCGLVVWRYARRPLVRALGLAYPALTAVVVMGTANHYFLDAVAGAAVMGAGLAIARGLAARRTQEPFAAPDRAKDTAPGPAAVPPPEAQPAGFHGTSTLVSGGWDTSARELLPARRSCADDDTAAASR from the coding sequence ATGACCAAACGGCCTTGGCCCACGCGCTGGTGGGCGGAACTGTTGCTCCTGGGTCTCGTCTACGGCGCCTACTCGGGCGGCCGTCTCCTCGCCCGGGGCGACGTGGACCTAGCCGTCGGCCACGGGCTCGCGATCCTGCGCGCCGAGGAATTCCTGCACGTCGACTTCGAAAGACCCCTCAACCGGCTGTTCTCGCACAGCGGCGCGCTCGGCATACCCGCCGACTTCGTCTACGCCTCCCTGCACTACCTGGTCACCCCCGCCGTGCTGCTCTGGCTCTACCACCGGCGGCCCGCGCACTACCGCACCGCCCGCACCTGGCTGGTGGCCTCCACCCTGCTCGGTCTGATCGGCTTCACCCTGCTGCCCACCTGCCCGCCCCGGCTGCTCGACGCCCCGTACGGGTTCACGGACACCATGGCCCGGTACAGCGCCTACGGCTGGTGGGGCGGCGAGGCGAGCGCCCCGCGCGGACTCGGTTCCCTGACCAACCAGTACGCGGCCATGCCGAGCCTGCACGTCGGATGGGCCCTGTGGTGCGGGCTCGTGGTGTGGCGGTACGCGCGGCGGCCGCTGGTACGGGCGCTGGGCCTGGCCTATCCCGCGCTCACCGCGGTCGTGGTGATGGGGACGGCGAACCACTACTTCCTCGACGCCGTCGCCGGGGCCGCCGTGATGGGCGCCGGCCTGGCGATCGCACGCGGCCTCGCCGCCCGCCGGACGCAGGAACCTTTCGCCGCACCTGACCGGGCGAAGGACACCGCACCCGGCCCCGCCGCGGTCCCTCCACCGGAGGCACAACCGGCCGGTTTTCACGGTACGTCCACGCTTGTCAGTGGCGGATGGGACACTTCCGCCCGTGAGCTCCTACCCGCCCGCCGCTCCTGCGCAGACGACGACACTGCGGCAGCGTCTCGCTGA
- a CDS encoding histidine phosphatase family protein, with protein MAPRILLARHGQTAWSRLGKHTGRTDVPLLDEGRQGAKLLGERLAGEPWASLRGLEVRTSPLVRASESCDLAGFGLQAEPWDTLMEWDYGDYEGMTPAEIQAVRPGWLIWRDGVPGGESVADIAARADEVVEWARSAARDVLVFAHGHVLRTLAARWLGFEASFGARIRLDPTSLSVLGWAYGAPALERWNDTGHLDG; from the coding sequence ATGGCCCCCCGCATCCTGCTGGCCCGCCACGGCCAGACGGCATGGTCCCGGCTCGGCAAGCACACCGGGCGCACGGACGTGCCCCTGCTGGACGAGGGCAGGCAGGGCGCGAAGCTGCTGGGCGAGCGGCTCGCCGGCGAACCGTGGGCCTCGCTGCGCGGCCTGGAGGTGCGCACCAGCCCGCTCGTCCGCGCGAGCGAGAGCTGTGACCTGGCGGGCTTCGGGCTCCAGGCGGAGCCCTGGGACACGCTCATGGAGTGGGACTACGGGGACTACGAGGGCATGACCCCGGCCGAGATCCAGGCGGTCCGGCCGGGCTGGCTGATCTGGCGCGACGGGGTCCCCGGTGGCGAGTCCGTCGCCGACATCGCGGCGCGGGCGGACGAGGTCGTCGAGTGGGCCCGCTCGGCCGCGCGGGACGTCCTGGTCTTCGCCCACGGCCACGTCCTGCGCACCCTCGCCGCCCGCTGGCTCGGCTTCGAGGCCTCCTTCGGCGCCCGCATCCGCCTGGACCCCACCTCCCTCTCGGTCCTGGGCTGGGCCTACGGGGCCCCCGCGCTGGAGCGCTGGAACGACACGGGCCACCTCGACGGCTGA
- a CDS encoding tetratricopeptide repeat protein, translated as MAASPHSPNSSFRRLRGQHSPAEFAALVRRAAREIGETVSCDARYIGRVESGEIRCPNYAYERVFLHMFPGCTLADLGFSPREAVRGRSAQRAVPEPAVLAPIVHRSKESDVLRRAFMAGGSATVAAATLSLTLLGDTRRIPTRAGEAEAAAVEDAVRQIRLLDDRHGADALYRRAAEPLRTAYALLDAGATRQSTEDRLHAGAGELAVSVGWLAHDSGRFEDARSHYAEALATARVSGDAALEAHAFSNMAFLARDCGRPRESVRAAQAGRRAARSLGSPRLLSLLALREAGGWSGLADRRACEEALARAHTEFARGASGADPEWMSFFGEAELESLESRCWAALGEHARAARHARRAADLQDPHFARNVALYTAELAEDLARAGAPDEAAWAGGRVLDLLSEVQSTRIRSMLSGTARTLVPHQRSPRVGAFLTRHAEA; from the coding sequence ATGGCGGCGTCCCCCCACTCACCCAACTCCTCCTTCCGGCGGCTGCGCGGGCAGCACTCCCCCGCCGAGTTCGCGGCCCTGGTGCGCCGGGCCGCACGGGAGATCGGCGAAACGGTTTCCTGCGACGCCCGTTACATCGGCCGGGTCGAATCCGGCGAGATCCGCTGCCCCAACTACGCCTACGAGCGCGTCTTCCTCCACATGTTCCCCGGCTGCACCCTGGCCGACCTCGGCTTCTCCCCGCGCGAGGCGGTGCGCGGCCGCTCCGCGCAGCGCGCCGTGCCCGAGCCTGCCGTCCTCGCCCCCATCGTCCACCGTTCCAAGGAGAGCGACGTGCTGCGTCGCGCGTTCATGGCGGGCGGCTCCGCGACCGTGGCGGCCGCGACGCTCAGCCTCACCCTGCTCGGCGACACCCGCCGGATCCCCACCCGCGCGGGCGAGGCCGAGGCCGCCGCCGTCGAGGACGCCGTACGCCAGATCCGGCTGCTGGACGACCGGCACGGGGCGGACGCCCTCTACCGGCGGGCGGCGGAGCCCCTGCGGACCGCCTACGCACTGCTGGACGCGGGGGCCACCCGCCAGTCCACCGAGGACCGGCTGCACGCCGGGGCCGGGGAGCTGGCCGTCTCGGTGGGATGGCTGGCGCACGACTCGGGCCGCTTCGAGGACGCCCGCTCGCACTACGCGGAGGCCCTGGCCACCGCCCGGGTGTCGGGGGACGCGGCCCTGGAGGCGCACGCCTTCAGCAACATGGCCTTCCTGGCCCGGGACTGCGGGCGCCCCCGCGAGTCGGTACGGGCCGCCCAGGCGGGCCGGCGCGCGGCCCGCTCGCTGGGCTCCCCCCGGCTGCTGTCGCTGCTGGCCCTGAGGGAGGCGGGCGGCTGGTCGGGGCTCGCGGACCGCAGGGCCTGCGAGGAGGCGCTGGCGCGGGCGCACACGGAGTTCGCGCGGGGCGCGTCGGGCGCCGACCCGGAGTGGATGTCCTTCTTCGGCGAGGCCGAGCTGGAATCGCTGGAGTCCCGCTGCTGGGCGGCGCTCGGGGAGCACGCCCGCGCGGCACGCCACGCCCGGCGGGCGGCCGACCTCCAGGACCCCCACTTCGCGCGGAACGTCGCCCTCTACACGGCGGAACTGGCCGAGGACCTGGCGCGGGCGGGCGCCCCCGACGAGGCCGCCTGGGCGGGCGGGCGGGTGCTGGACCTGCTCTCCGAGGTCCAGTCGACCCGGATCCGCTCGATGCTCTCGGGCACGGCCCGCACCCTGGTCCCCCACCAGCGCTCCCCGCGCGTCGGCGCCTTCCTGACCCGGCACGCCGAGGCCTGA